The following nucleotide sequence is from Fibrobacter succinogenes.
TACCGATCCAGAAATCGAGGGAACAGCCAAGGCCGCGGCCTATGGCTTTGCGGGTTCATCCGCTACAGATATCTCGATTGGCCAGTTTGTCAAGGTGGGCGAAGGCGCCTTCATCAAGCCGTTCCGCGGCTATATCTATAAAAAGCCGGTACCGCAATCGGTCAAGGGAGCCTATGGCTTGCGCCAGACTGCATCTATCGACAACGACATTCCGGATGTGATGAACATTGTTATCGTTGACCGCAAAAAGGATGGCGAGGAACAGACGACGGTTATTGGCCAGTTCAACAGCCGTACCGGAGAAATCCGCCTGAACCGCACAAAGCGTACCTACGACCTGAAGGGCCGTCATGTCCGCGACGCAGGCCGCATGGCTAAGGGCGTGTATCTGAAAAAGTAAAACATTTAACAATACGAGTTGGTAAATATGAAAAACGAAACCGAACATAAAAAAGAATACTCAACCCCTACAGTGAGAGTGGTTGAACTCAAGCATCAGGGTCAGCTGTTGGAAGCCTCGTCGTTGGATCCTTTACCGACTGGCGGTGAATTGATTTAGACGCCAATCTAACAAGATTGCCTCCAAAAAGCCTCCAAACCAAATGGAAAATTTTCCCGTTTTTGCGAGAAGCGCGCGGGGGAGGTATAAATTTAAATTGCAGCACTTTAGTGCAGGGGTTTGATTTTAAATGGGAGACAGACAATGAAGAGTTTGGGTAATGTTTTGAATGTTGCCGCTTTTGGTTTAGCTTTGGCTATTCCGGCGCTTGCTTCTACTGTGAACGTTGACGTGACCGAAGAACACCAAGTTATTCGCGGTTTTGGTGGCATGGTCCACAACGAATGGCAGGGTGGTGGCGGCCTTTCCGAAGCTGATGCGAAAATTGCTTTTGGAACGGGCGATGGCACGATTGGTCTCAATACGCTTCGTATTCCGGTGTATGCAAATAGCAACTCCTTCAACAAGGAAGTGAACGCCGCAAAGTATGCCAAAAAGTATGCCGGCGATGATTTTATTTTGTATGCAACTCCGTGGACGTCTCCGTATGCGGGCGCTAACCAGCACATGTCTTCTTCGAACTATCAGAAGTATGTGGACCACCTGAATAGCTTTAACGATTACATGAAGAACCAGGGCGTTCCCTTGTACGCCATCTCCATCAGTAACGAACCGGACTGGTGCGGTGAATGGGCTTGCTGGAGTGCCGACGAAATTTACAACTTCACCAAGGGCTACGCCGATAAGATGCGCAAGAACGGCGTGAAGGTGATTTCGACAGAATCCTTCCGCTACGACAAGAATCTTTACAACAAAGTCTTGAACGATGCCAATGCCCTCAAGAACTGGGATATTCTTGGGGCGCACTTCTACGCCAGCGACAGAAGGACTGGTGACAACTTCTTCCAGTATAGCCTTGCCGACCAGAAAAAGGTCGAGCGCTGGATGACGGAACACTACACCGAAAGCCAGGGAAGCGGTAACGACTGGCGTACCATCCGCAATACCGGTGACCAGGCGAATGCCAACAAGCGCGACACCGTGAACGCTATGGACGTGGGTTACGAAATCCACCGCGCCATGGTCGTGGGTAACTTTAATCAGTACACTTGGTGGTACATCCGTCGTTGCTACGGCCTCATCATGGAAAAGGATTTTGGAAACAAGCTCCAGATTCCGCAGAATGAAATAGGCAAGATTTCTAAGCGCGGTTACGTGCTTTCGCAGTTCGCTCGATTTGTCCGTCCAGGTGCTGTTCGCGTGGGCGCTACAGCAAACCCCGAGAAGGAAGTTTTTGCAAGTGCTTACAAGAGTGCCGATGGTGACTCCGTGATCGTGGTGCTTGTGAACCGCGATTATAAAAATTCCAAGAGTGTAACCGTGAAGGTGCAGGGCGCCGATGTCCAGTCGTTCCACGTGTACACCACTAGCGAAGCAAAGAACGCCAAGTACGAAGGCGAAGTCGAGGTCAAGAACGGTTCCGTGACGATTTCAATGGATGCTGGGAATTCGAACAACAAGGATTGCATCGTGACGCTCGTTGGTGTGGGCACTCCATCTGAACCGACTCCTCGTGAACCGTTTGGCGGCAAGGTCGCTGAAATCCCGGGCAAGATTGAAGCTGAAAACTTCGACATTCCGGGTACGGGCAAGGCTAACAAGTCCTACTACGAAAATGATTCCGAAGACCGTGGCGAAACGAATTTCCGCGAAGGCACTGGCGTTGACATTTACAAGAAGGCAACGGGCTACGTTGTGGGCTACAACGAGGAAGGCGAATGGCTTGAATACTCCGTGAACGTGAAGGAAGCTGGTGATTATACCATGTTTGCTTCTGTCGCAACGAGCAATTCGACGTCAGGTTTCTCGCTTTCCTTGGATGGCGAAACGCTTGTCGAAAATGTCGCTCTTTCGGGCTCAAGCTTTGACGAATTCACCAAGGTCAAGGCCAATGTAAAACTCCCGGCTGGCGAACATATCCTCCGCATGACGGTAACGGGTTCCTGGTTCGATATCGACTACTTCAACTTTGCAAAGGGCAAGGATGCTGCCGATCCGGACGATAAGACGATTGGTTTGCGCGGTGTCGATTTCCGCATGCCGACCGAGGCTGAAAATTACAGCGTGTTTGATATGAACGGCGTGTTGGTGGGTAAGTTTGAAGCCGTGACTAAGGCTGATGTCCAGCGCATGACCAAGAACGTGGTGCATCAGAATGGCGTTTACTTCGTGAAATCGTTGAAATCCGCCAAATCCTTCCGCGTTTCAGTCGTTAAATAGTTTTCATATTCCTAAAGCGGGGGCCAAGCAATTGGCTCTCGTTTTTTTAGGAGTGTTGGTTTGACAAAAAAAATTTGCAGATAAATAAGAAATAATAGGATATTTTTAAAAAGTAACTGATTGGAATAAGGGGTAAAAATGAGTGTGGAAAATCTTAAAAAACTGATGGCTGTCGCTGGCGTTGCGGCTGGCTTTTCTCTGTT
It contains:
- a CDS encoding carbohydrate-binding protein, with the protein product MKSLGNVLNVAAFGLALAIPALASTVNVDVTEEHQVIRGFGGMVHNEWQGGGGLSEADAKIAFGTGDGTIGLNTLRIPVYANSNSFNKEVNAAKYAKKYAGDDFILYATPWTSPYAGANQHMSSSNYQKYVDHLNSFNDYMKNQGVPLYAISISNEPDWCGEWACWSADEIYNFTKGYADKMRKNGVKVISTESFRYDKNLYNKVLNDANALKNWDILGAHFYASDRRTGDNFFQYSLADQKKVERWMTEHYTESQGSGNDWRTIRNTGDQANANKRDTVNAMDVGYEIHRAMVVGNFNQYTWWYIRRCYGLIMEKDFGNKLQIPQNEIGKISKRGYVLSQFARFVRPGAVRVGATANPEKEVFASAYKSADGDSVIVVLVNRDYKNSKSVTVKVQGADVQSFHVYTTSEAKNAKYEGEVEVKNGSVTISMDAGNSNNKDCIVTLVGVGTPSEPTPREPFGGKVAEIPGKIEAENFDIPGTGKANKSYYENDSEDRGETNFREGTGVDIYKKATGYVVGYNEEGEWLEYSVNVKEAGDYTMFASVATSNSTSGFSLSLDGETLVENVALSGSSFDEFTKVKANVKLPAGEHILRMTVTGSWFDIDYFNFAKGKDAADPDDKTIGLRGVDFRMPTEAENYSVFDMNGVLVGKFEAVTKADVQRMTKNVVHQNGVYFVKSLKSAKSFRVSVVK